TGGATGGTGAAGTATTAAACAGGCAAAAAGCTCCTTGGCGAGAGTCCCCCAGTAGTTTAACCAAAGAAGATTATTTGGAGTTTTATCGCTATCTCTATCCTTTCCAAGAAGAACCATTACTGTGGGTGCATCTGAATACAGATTATCCCTTTATTATCAACGGTATTTTGTATTTTCCGAAAATGCGCCCAGATGTTGATGTAACTAAAGGGCAAATCAAATTATTCTGCAATCAAGTTTTTGTGAGCGACAACTGCGAAGAAATTATGCCGCAATTCCTGATGCCGATGCGAGGTGTAATTGATAGTAGCGATATTCCTTTGAACGTGTCGCGCAGTGCTTTACAAGGCGATCGCACTGTCCGCAAAATCGGCGATTATATAGCGAAGAAAGTAGGCGATCGCCTCAAAGAACTTTACCGCGATGACCGTGAGCAGTACATTAATGCTTGGAAGGATCTCGGCACTTTCGTCAAATTTGGCGCTCTCAACGACGAAAAGTTCAAGAAACAAGTCGAAGACATTATTGTCTTCCGTACCACCGCCAACGTTGCCCAAAAAGCGGCTGAAACTCCCGCCGTTGAAGTCCAATCCTCAGAAGGTGATGCTTGGCAAGATGTCACCCCAACAACATCTAGCAGCGCTCCCTACACAACTATCAAAGAATACTTAGAACGCAACAAAGAACGCCACGAAAACCGCGTTTTCTATAGTACAGATGAATCCAGCCAAGCCACATATATAGAATTACACAAAAATCAAGGCTTGGAAGTTGTGTTTATGGACTCATTCATTGACACCCACTTCATCAACTTCTTAGAACGAGAATATAACGATGTCAAATTTACCCGCGTAGACTCTGACTTAGATAATACCCTGCTAGATCAAGACAAATCAGGCGAAATTGTTGACCCCAAAACCAACAAAACCAAAAGCGAAGTTATTAAAGAGCTATTTGAAAAAGCTCTTAACAAACCCAAACTTAACATTCGCACCGAAGCTTTAAAATCCGATGACCCCCAAGGGACACCCCCAGCAATGGTGCTGTTACCAGAAATTCTCCGCCGCCTACGAGAAATGAATGCCATGATGCAGCAGCAAAATGCAGAATTTCCTGAAGACCACATTTTGCTAGTAAATACTTCCCATCCCCTAATTCAAAATCTGGCAAATCTCAACCAAGGTAGTATTATTCAAGACGGAGCAGAATCACCCACAGGCCAGCTAGTGAACTTGATTTGTCAACATGTTTATGATTTGGCGCTGATGTCTCAAAAAGGGTTTGACGCTGAAGGAATGAAATCTTTCGTTGAGCGCTCGAATGACGTACTTACTAAGCTGACAGAACAAGCCAGTAAGTAGAGCTAAACAGTTCTCTCAGGACTTACGGATGAAAACGAAAAATCACTAGTTTGCATAAAGGTTAGAGGTTTTTAAAATCGCTACATCCCAAAACAAGTGATATTGTTACGTAAGTCCTGCTCTTAATTATCGCTGTTCTGTTTCCGAAGCCCTAAAATAGAAAGGTTGTATTTAAGTCGAATCCTATGTCTCGTCGCTGCGAACTAACTGGTAAAAAGGCAAATAACGCCTTTGCAATTTCTCACTCTCATCGCCGTACAAAGCGTCTTCAACAGGCTAACCTCCAAAATAAGCGCGTTTGGTGGCAAGGCGGAAATCGCTGGGTAAAACTTAAGCTATCTACCAAAGCCATCAAAACCTTAGAAGTCAAAGGTTTAGAAGCAATGGCTAAAGAAGCAGGTATTAACCTGAACCATTACTAAACCATCCCGCAAGGTGAATTCAACGAGTTGGTATTTATGCACCTTTTGTATATAAATACCTAGTTGTGAGTTTTTCATGCTCATCTTTTGAAATAGTTAGGATGAGGCAATGAGATTAATTAAACTCACCTTCAAGCAAGGTATCAACAGCTAATGAATTCAAAATATTGATGCTATTAACCTCCCCACAATAGGGAGGTTTTTAATTAATTCATATTTTTTATATTCAATTGATATTTTTTCTTCTAAAGTTGGGTAGCCTAAGCGTATCTTCCCAAATCCAGCTTTATAAAGTTGTATTCCATTGGAATATATATCTTTAAAGTTAATATGAAGCCTCCGTATTTTATCCCATATCAGCAGCAAATTAATTTAATTGGAAAAATCAGTATTTTCCGGAAAATATAAAAAGTTTAGCAATGATATAACTTAAACATCATTGTCTGGTGTTTCACTGTGTTGAAGAATTAGTTCAATAGCATCAAGAAAAATTAGCAATCAATAAAAAACTTGAGCCTGGAGAATTACTCAACAGGTAAATTTCACAATTGCCAAAAATAAATTAGCATCAAATCACTTGACAGGAAAGCAGTTATGTCTTTAAAACGCCAGCTAGTCAAGATAATCAAAATAATCTCCAAAAAAATTAGTAAATACTCTTTATTTGCAGTTAAAAAGCAAATTAATTGGCTGCTGCGAACTTTATTTCTCCGCAAGAGAAGAAGAGAATCTGTAAATGCTGGTTTTGTATTGCCAACAGTGGCTATGGTAGCACTGGTGGTTGTTTTATTAACTACAGCAATTTTATTTCGTTCTTTTGAGCGCTCTAAAAATGCTACTAATGTGCGAGTCAATGAGGCTGTTCTTAACGCTTCTATGCCAGCAGTTGATCGCGCAACGTCAAAATTAGAACAGTTATTAAATGACCCTTCACTACCACGCTCAACTCCTACAGATGTAGCGTTATATGATGTTATTAAAAGTAATACTAGATATGACTTTGGTGATGAAACACGTTTGAAATTGGCTGCGGACTTTAATGGAACAACAGGTATTCAAACTAGTTCAACGCTGGAAACTAACGAAACTTTAACTACTGCCTGGAAATTTCCTATTGATACAGACAATAATGGTAAATTTGATAGCTTTACTATTTATTCTATTTATTTTCGTAGTCCGCCACGTAATACAAGCAACTTATTTAATAGAGCCAGAAAATCCTTAGATGCTAGAACACCACCTATGGACAAAAGCCAAGTAGGTGGAGCCTGTGCAGATGCTATTGGTACAAGTGCCAGTTTAGTAGGTGACGCAAGCTGGTACAAGTCAGGGGGAAATTTAGCAAAAAGCTTTTTTGTTTACACAGTTAATGTACCTATTGATGCTGTAGGAGGTACGACAGGTCTTTCTACCGCAAAATATGAACCGGGAAATCGCGGTTTTTCTGCATTAGAGTATCAACAAGATAGAGAGCGTATTCCTGTTAATAATAAAGCGGTCTGGTTTGAAAATGACTTAGAAATTTCTCCTGGTTCTGATTTACTTTTAAATGGTTCTATTCACACAAACGGTAATCTATTAGCTGGGGGACAATTCAGTGGTGTAGATATTGTTTTTCGGCAAGTCAGTAGTAAAAACTCCTGTTACTATGAACCTGACAATGCCAAAATTACAATTGGCGGAAATTTAGGAACAGGAAATGTTTCGCAAACCACTAATAAAGAGCCAATAAGTGTTCACTTATTTCGGGGTTATAAAACAAATCCGTGGACTGGAGATCAGTCTAGTCCAGCCGTCAAAATCAAAATTGCTGGTAGTACTAACCATAAATCAACAACAGAGAATGGTGGACAAAGGTTAGGACATAATGATGCGGCTTATAACAAGCGCATCAATTTAATGAAAGAAACGGCTCTTGGTCTTTGTACTAGTTGTGCAACACAAACCACAGTTTCAGGGTTAAAAACAGCTGTTCAAGGTGTTGCTCGGTATCCCCAGGAAGTTAAAACCAATGTTGTTACTAGGATTGACCAAAGTACTGGTTTAGATTTAGCGAGTGCTAAAAGCATTTTGGACGATGAAATTGAGTTGTATTTAAGAAACCGTACACGCCGTGTTCCTTTTGCGGAAGTTAGCAGTGCTATACCCAGTGATACACAAGCACTTGGTACTTATACAGCTAGTAATGTTTTTCCTGGGACTACAGAAATTGAAGTACCTGCTGCGTGGAGAGAGATTACCACTACTAATACAGGCTTGACTCTCAGCCTTGACAAATTACCAGCAACGGAACCAGAACAACAAAAAGACGACGGTAAAGAAAACTATTCAGGCGATCGCGTTTTTATTGGCAATAACCTGCCAGCATACTGGAAAAATACTGCTGGTCAATATGTTACAGGTCAAGCTCGTCAGCCTGTAGATAACGGTACAACTAAGTGGGATAACCCTAACACCATAGCCCGTACTCGTGCTTCGCAAGTACAACCGCAGCTTAACTTAGGTGTAACAGACCGTAATGATTTCTGGGAACAAAAAGCTGTTGAAGATAACTCAGCCAATCCTTTATCCAATGTCGGTGGTTTGCGAGTTATTACAGGCGCAGGTATCTATGTCGATGATGATGGTGTTGTTGCTTCTGGTACAGCTTCTTTTGCCCGTAGCACGCGCTCATTTTTGTCAAATCCCACGCTAGATGCAAATTTTGTTGGTAGTGGTGGAGGCAAAATGCCTACGCCTACTGGGTTTAAAGATGCGGGTACAGCACAAACTAACATCGTAGTTTGGCCTGATACCATGCCGATGACAGGAGCGCCTGGAGAGACCAAAAAAGGCGACTTACTCATGCGGGCTACAGCAGTTTATCACTTCAAAAGCAGCGCTGGGACTGCCCAAACTCCGATAGCTTGTGTGAGTAGCTACTTTGATCCAACAAATAATATTACTGCTCAAAACCTATTAACTTTAACTGCATCCTGGAAATATCCTTTACCTGCTGATCAAAGTACAACTGCTGGTAAGTCCAATAACGGTATTGTTTATGCTTTTCCTGGCAGAACTATTAGTAGCGCTAATCTCACAATACTCAAACGA
This window of the Nostoc sp. HK-01 genome carries:
- a CDS encoding ATPase domain-containing protein produces the protein MLEQGTISIHTENIFPIIKKSLYSDHQIFLRELVSNAVDAIQKLKMVSRAGEYDGDVGEPEIQLAIDKDKKTLSITDNGIGMTAEEVKKYINQVAFSSAEEFIHKYQGKADQPIIGHFGLGFYSSFMVAQKVEIDTLSYKEGSQAIHWTCDGSPEFILDESPRTTRGTTITLTLMTDEEEYLESARIKNLVKTYCDFMPVPIKLDGEVLNRQKAPWRESPSSLTKEDYLEFYRYLYPFQEEPLLWVHLNTDYPFIINGILYFPKMRPDVDVTKGQIKLFCNQVFVSDNCEEIMPQFLMPMRGVIDSSDIPLNVSRSALQGDRTVRKIGDYIAKKVGDRLKELYRDDREQYINAWKDLGTFVKFGALNDEKFKKQVEDIIVFRTTANVAQKAAETPAVEVQSSEGDAWQDVTPTTSSSAPYTTIKEYLERNKERHENRVFYSTDESSQATYIELHKNQGLEVVFMDSFIDTHFINFLEREYNDVKFTRVDSDLDNTLLDQDKSGEIVDPKTNKTKSEVIKELFEKALNKPKLNIRTEALKSDDPQGTPPAMVLLPEILRRLREMNAMMQQQNAEFPEDHILLVNTSHPLIQNLANLNQGSIIQDGAESPTGQLVNLICQHVYDLALMSQKGFDAEGMKSFVERSNDVLTKLTEQASK
- the rpl28 gene encoding 50S ribosomal protein L28; translated protein: MSRRCELTGKKANNAFAISHSHRRTKRLQQANLQNKRVWWQGGNRWVKLKLSTKAIKTLEVKGLEAMAKEAGINLNHY